The following are encoded in a window of Vibrio azureus genomic DNA:
- a CDS encoding Ig-like domain-containing protein — translation MATKKTFKTTLSLISVSLMLSSCGGGGGGGGGGSNTPPERAKGTVSGVVFDAPVGGAVVSAWEYENGRLGRLLDEVKSGVDGRYTLKLQTSSKPVYIEAKGGAYLDPYTDKQISESNGQKLHLRAILNYSEGDNTTQMITPLTNMLTGLAEFKIHNQGHDVQRAISDTSATLEQLYSFNVNLVEPIDIVNSGQSSMPTSGHKYGALLTAYSSFSYDLMDPNNEDDPLLYTSMHLADIQYRDIRADGKLDGREKDVITGGSAVMSFGKKSVGSELYTHDLAKSLLNVVNDTKINHSSTAGKDYVDFANHISGLGSNSSANSGGGVIPPRDETPIDNVKPTVSREKPGEILQGENGQIRLTLSDDVGIKDVSVSLDYGTETFLCVAQGETILDSFCSINRGVFTAGQRETQVDVIIDTVKVDQEQATDALDQAKLIVTPYEVEPYVGKPEDETTEIRFQWDNQYPVINFKGGDVGAVKCDSFNNDECQYADEYELQGTVSDAELTSKVQIGKKGEALVPTDCKSQGENTCAFYYKVGIDKNLNKTLLEIRASDKRGNETVKDFPIFRDTKQPILSEFSFPKGDMNFIYDGDSGRVQSKAQYTESTYPTNEEAAGEAKFYLDINRSIAKNGIAVDNFDPAYLDNNSIPYISFTASDFFEQDPTSGIAISTPSEELKVEVVCSKKRGEQWIPYQARQEQLPRIAPSNPGDDIIYYLPYTRQTCGQILINQSNDQDLFKIDVRVVDNAGRKSRTESAYFKKTFNLPRIKIHTPFIEAQVRAEVLNPENGNFESLGVCTTRTDEGDEYHDRASCEIEAEINEDSRIRVKLLGQASFYNWCNNNCSESNKTTVTLTEKNNPTPYLGAYYKVEKSGESLDLHLTELSAYQMGLFEFLWNKADDKSIASFDTILDQVETALSGSSLGSDDDKPFFGFDPTITSYAFGDMLKEITDQQAASNEFIHRFLAEALNKIPGDNPQNGSDWARAIFNDLKADGKADGKGAQGQDIFVDGNQLTEETYRKDLAQAYFNVATDTYGVTKHIAQDYADDIFNANPKLGDETILGPICDSTLLGQKCETSIDNKPPSVSLEFSEESRTIEVGTNFDNKKIYVAGSISANITVEDESKIVNGPQFSSIWYKKGEGGYVDGGENLLKIDGVNPDDAYKKQYSFNLQTVANELKDIAKFELITQVSDDKGNGYAVGKEHINTVYVDNDFPVVEYVPPKVNGVQVSQDDFLSIHGGTEHDLIFKFDDPVGDDIDSRQIQFSKDGSTTQTISPQGNQDESFNIKLCSRNEESCGENDVQLDDGIWNVKVAAKDNLGNERTLGDTNATTFHIKVDSTPPEVKSNVSEESTPPVLSGNAEWQPIIDWGSLSSRASVDISLKKQSSGSDVKLDPCLDGSKKEGDSQTPCIIIPQEGSSEPVKVQLFADYFRHDKDNPDIATFTVKASDNAKPSNEGSGEFKYSIDNQGPVITYADAWIIANGGKCNQEDKVVGKTFSICFKSVSDVSGVKSVSLFQAQAENSIRLKEIDIETSSINPANAFSMDLVPSETDHIVNNSGQSKEIKLYVKALDRNNFESSVNPRPIIFDNVGPTFKFDPTLPTPETQDNKATINYYYSNYTFKLIAEDLNAEGVQDYNKNVIGKLKYSLFKEGEEKTGSVIDKNQPDNDPYPIQVTNLDPGQYIFEIDGEDKRGNGSKSEFEFNVHNSGPEISNVSLKYKNENENENENALNQINGAYNVFDNKDIVITFKAKDVSGLQKRINVTVTKDSSGDSVDFEADLSSGDSGDSGYKDYTFEITKDKIQSNGLYKIDIDVLNKVKFNEGDQDAKNKLTTKLTLDLNVQRSFIDLKVAKPNNFTDYISNKELTVEFDVSNDTGLKIQKLKCIVQNDWKEGDDINESSPSVTVISPTSPKCSVKLDNQNMDNPVLITQTEANNGKVKQKEFSFKMVDTVPPEVDLNMFTLSEDNVGFNEDNSRMLSFELPFVDNLSGVNISDKDNDSPYLVKSSSSTNLIKPYDDCEERTVDGEAKTFCPYRAKFDDIINITDSEHTIKVKNLSDNANNKASDKDITLEWTKDTISKLEITTPASSPAWIQDKGELKISFYVEIEKGSKLHKLSVSLEENTYNSLDNSGMFSPSTCQNKEPEDKIISCYEFTVSSVNSAEYTYDQVNVNVKAENVWGQPKEESRTLRFDNKPPVIGDEVLSIENVPNDSSKVRLKFDIKDEESGLQQVKYGVRNIGNDIIIDKTKDFDFIDINISDLDNIDSLTVDITATDNVGLFNPVKTIDIPMSLPQLLVTFDENLTSLRGKTLVFTNQNQPFTITSTEGSYIKAKSYAIDMISTSGDTLNFSGNITSSTPNTGKTNGTMYFAIDDQTEYDYTLTVTDSIGRTIKDFKLFNDNSSVYGAREIKSIVDYQKPSVLINGIKQGTSATDDGKYQLDVTAQATDKNLASVTSTVFNDLGLQVSKKSIEEPNPDDSYTFSHSLEPGNYKIKVTATDLVGKTGESRETDVEVVASKVPTLEIKIPTNENEPLAGGTEIPLTFTFSEEVKEFDISDVKLDENNGGELKPLSWSTTDYVTWTVIYVTPRDENKKVTISVEDDSYKSTNNINGKGYSIQLDVDGELPKLEQVTFDPLHQKIGEDVQVELKFDKDLQAATATLGANNITLIADDENKKVWTGSVKVPDVPDLGVGLVVSQYKDLVGNVGEDNTSYTLPITPTLTINDVGKVDESKAENYQFTGTAKRLDDQILSVEIQTLDASATIATDDNVKVENGNWTSRGINLSGQPNGKYKVVVTGTSTVDGIDMEALQQGEFLLEQALPSLTNASFDKPHHLVNDPVKVTLTFSKAVKGDTIQATLAGEAVSGFTMQGDATTWKAEVASLADPGDTALGAILAVSGFEDESGNSVTVDQKYTLPITPIVTINKISDLMGATLPPINLTGTYSHFAADDKLRLTVSDSTGEVSGLSAEIDLTDLSGQWSYQLSLDDLENGTISIKLQGTNTLNITAEEANMQFTLNRIVASTTNDPEQHSTETETETETETETETENRVEELDLAA, via the coding sequence ATGGCCACTAAAAAAACATTTAAAACGACACTCAGCCTTATTTCTGTTTCACTGATGCTTTCCTCTTGTGGGGGAGGCGGCGGCGGTGGTGGCGGTGGTAGTAATACGCCTCCAGAACGCGCGAAAGGAACCGTATCCGGTGTGGTTTTTGATGCGCCAGTTGGTGGGGCCGTCGTTTCTGCTTGGGAATACGAAAATGGTCGACTCGGTCGATTGCTGGATGAAGTGAAAAGTGGCGTTGATGGACGTTATACCTTGAAACTGCAAACGTCATCAAAACCAGTTTACATTGAAGCTAAAGGAGGGGCATATCTTGACCCCTACACCGACAAGCAAATCAGTGAAAGCAACGGTCAAAAACTGCATCTTCGAGCTATCTTGAATTATAGTGAGGGGGATAATACCACTCAAATGATCACCCCACTGACCAACATGTTAACTGGTTTGGCGGAATTTAAGATCCATAATCAAGGTCACGATGTGCAGCGTGCTATCAGTGATACCTCTGCAACGTTAGAACAACTATATAGCTTTAATGTCAATCTCGTTGAGCCCATTGATATTGTGAATTCTGGCCAAAGTTCGATGCCAACAAGCGGTCATAAATACGGTGCATTATTGACGGCGTATTCTTCATTTTCTTATGATCTGATGGATCCAAATAACGAAGATGATCCATTACTTTACACTTCCATGCATCTCGCCGATATCCAATATCGAGATATACGTGCTGATGGTAAACTCGATGGGCGTGAAAAAGACGTGATAACAGGTGGTTCAGCTGTTATGTCGTTTGGTAAAAAAAGTGTTGGTTCAGAGCTCTATACTCATGACTTAGCAAAGTCTCTCCTTAATGTTGTTAATGATACTAAGATAAATCACTCTTCAACAGCAGGGAAAGACTATGTTGATTTCGCCAACCATATCAGTGGTTTGGGTTCAAACTCCAGTGCGAACTCTGGTGGTGGTGTTATTCCTCCTCGTGATGAGACACCAATAGATAATGTTAAACCAACAGTTAGTAGAGAAAAGCCAGGTGAAATACTGCAAGGTGAGAATGGCCAAATTCGTTTAACACTCAGTGATGATGTCGGCATCAAAGATGTGAGTGTCTCTTTGGATTATGGTACTGAAACCTTCCTTTGCGTTGCTCAGGGTGAGACCATACTAGACAGTTTTTGTTCAATTAACAGAGGCGTATTTACCGCAGGTCAACGTGAAACCCAAGTCGACGTTATCATTGATACAGTTAAAGTTGATCAAGAGCAAGCAACCGATGCGTTAGATCAAGCGAAGTTGATTGTCACACCATATGAAGTTGAGCCTTATGTCGGTAAACCAGAAGATGAAACCACCGAAATTCGTTTTCAGTGGGATAACCAATATCCTGTCATTAACTTTAAGGGTGGGGATGTTGGTGCGGTAAAATGCGATTCATTTAATAACGATGAATGCCAATATGCAGATGAATATGAACTCCAAGGTACAGTGAGTGATGCAGAACTGACTAGTAAAGTACAGATTGGTAAGAAAGGCGAGGCACTTGTCCCGACAGATTGTAAATCTCAAGGTGAAAATACTTGTGCTTTTTATTACAAAGTTGGCATAGATAAAAATTTAAATAAAACCTTACTTGAAATTCGTGCCAGTGATAAACGTGGCAATGAAACGGTTAAGGATTTCCCAATTTTTAGGGATACTAAGCAGCCCATATTGAGTGAGTTCTCCTTTCCCAAGGGAGATATGAATTTTATTTATGATGGTGATAGCGGTCGTGTTCAAAGTAAAGCGCAATACACTGAATCTACCTACCCAACAAATGAAGAAGCGGCTGGAGAGGCAAAGTTCTATTTGGATATCAACCGCTCGATTGCTAAAAACGGCATTGCTGTAGACAATTTTGACCCTGCATATCTTGATAACAACTCAATCCCTTATATCTCGTTCACAGCGTCGGATTTTTTTGAGCAAGATCCTACCAGTGGTATCGCAATCAGTACGCCGTCTGAGGAACTGAAAGTAGAGGTGGTTTGCTCTAAAAAAAGAGGTGAACAATGGATCCCCTATCAAGCCAGACAAGAGCAACTTCCGCGAATTGCCCCCAGTAATCCGGGAGATGATATTATCTACTACTTACCGTACACCAGACAAACCTGTGGTCAAATACTGATTAACCAAAGTAATGATCAGGACTTATTTAAAATCGATGTAAGGGTCGTCGATAATGCGGGGCGTAAAAGTCGGACAGAGAGCGCCTATTTTAAAAAGACGTTTAATCTACCAAGAATCAAAATCCATACGCCATTTATTGAAGCGCAGGTGAGAGCGGAAGTTTTAAATCCTGAAAATGGTAATTTTGAATCATTAGGGGTATGTACCACTCGTACTGATGAAGGTGATGAATATCATGATCGAGCGTCGTGTGAAATTGAAGCCGAGATAAATGAAGACAGCCGCATTCGAGTCAAATTGTTAGGGCAGGCCAGCTTTTATAACTGGTGTAATAATAACTGTTCAGAATCGAATAAAACCACGGTTACGCTGACGGAGAAGAATAATCCAACACCATATTTAGGTGCGTATTACAAGGTAGAAAAATCAGGTGAGTCACTTGACCTCCACCTAACGGAATTGTCAGCTTATCAAATGGGCCTATTTGAGTTTTTATGGAACAAGGCCGATGACAAATCCATAGCGAGCTTTGATACCATTCTTGATCAGGTAGAGACGGCGTTATCGGGTTCTAGTCTTGGTTCTGATGATGATAAGCCTTTCTTCGGGTTCGACCCAACCATTACCAGCTATGCTTTTGGTGACATGCTAAAAGAGATTACCGATCAACAAGCCGCGAGCAACGAATTCATTCATCGCTTTTTAGCTGAAGCATTGAATAAGATCCCTGGAGATAACCCTCAAAATGGATCAGATTGGGCCAGAGCAATTTTCAATGATCTTAAAGCCGATGGTAAAGCAGACGGTAAAGGAGCTCAAGGTCAGGATATCTTCGTCGATGGCAACCAATTGACCGAGGAAACATATCGCAAAGACTTAGCACAGGCGTATTTTAATGTAGCTACTGATACATATGGTGTTACTAAACATATTGCTCAGGACTATGCCGACGATATCTTTAACGCCAACCCAAAGTTAGGCGATGAGACGATTTTAGGACCAATATGCGATTCGACGCTTTTAGGACAAAAATGCGAAACAAGCATTGATAATAAGCCCCCGAGTGTATCTCTTGAATTCAGTGAAGAAAGCCGCACCATTGAGGTTGGTACAAATTTTGATAATAAAAAGATATACGTTGCGGGGAGCATATCAGCAAACATTACCGTTGAAGATGAGTCTAAAATAGTCAACGGACCACAGTTCAGCTCAATATGGTATAAAAAAGGCGAAGGTGGGTATGTTGATGGGGGGGAGAATTTACTTAAAATTGATGGCGTAAACCCAGATGATGCTTATAAAAAACAGTATAGCTTTAACTTACAAACGGTAGCAAATGAGCTCAAAGATATCGCTAAGTTTGAACTCATTACTCAAGTATCGGACGACAAAGGCAACGGTTATGCTGTGGGTAAGGAGCATATCAATACCGTATATGTCGATAATGATTTTCCTGTGGTCGAGTATGTTCCACCAAAGGTTAATGGCGTTCAAGTTAGTCAAGACGATTTCTTAAGTATTCATGGAGGTACTGAGCACGATCTTATCTTTAAGTTTGACGATCCCGTTGGTGACGATATTGATTCTCGCCAAATTCAGTTTTCTAAAGACGGTTCCACCACACAAACTATTAGCCCACAGGGTAATCAGGATGAATCTTTCAATATTAAACTATGTTCTCGCAACGAGGAGTCATGTGGAGAAAATGACGTTCAACTTGATGATGGCATTTGGAACGTAAAGGTTGCAGCTAAAGATAATTTAGGTAACGAGCGTACATTGGGTGATACAAACGCGACCACTTTTCATATCAAGGTTGACTCAACGCCTCCAGAAGTGAAAAGTAACGTCAGTGAGGAGTCTACACCGCCAGTTTTAAGTGGCAATGCTGAATGGCAACCAATAATAGATTGGGGTTCACTTAGCTCACGTGCTTCTGTAGATATTAGTCTCAAAAAACAAAGTTCGGGTAGCGATGTCAAATTGGACCCATGTCTAGATGGTTCAAAGAAAGAAGGTGATTCACAAACTCCCTGTATAATCATTCCTCAAGAAGGCAGTTCTGAACCTGTTAAAGTCCAGTTATTTGCTGATTACTTTCGTCACGATAAAGATAATCCTGATATTGCCACTTTCACAGTTAAAGCTAGCGACAATGCCAAGCCATCAAACGAAGGTAGCGGTGAGTTTAAATACAGCATTGATAATCAAGGACCAGTGATCACATACGCAGATGCTTGGATTATTGCTAATGGTGGTAAGTGCAATCAAGAAGATAAAGTAGTAGGAAAGACATTCTCTATATGCTTCAAGTCAGTGTCAGATGTTAGTGGAGTCAAAAGTGTTTCTTTATTTCAGGCTCAGGCTGAAAATTCTATTCGATTAAAAGAAATAGATATTGAAACGAGTAGCATCAATCCTGCTAATGCATTTTCAATGGATCTTGTGCCTAGCGAGACAGATCACATAGTGAATAATTCGGGTCAAAGCAAAGAAATAAAATTGTATGTTAAGGCACTAGACCGTAATAACTTTGAAAGTAGTGTAAATCCGAGACCAATAATTTTTGATAATGTTGGCCCAACTTTTAAGTTTGATCCAACTCTTCCCACACCAGAAACACAGGATAACAAAGCGACGATAAATTATTATTACTCAAATTATACATTTAAACTAATAGCAGAGGATTTGAATGCTGAGGGAGTTCAGGATTATAATAAAAATGTTATTGGTAAATTAAAGTATAGTCTGTTTAAAGAAGGTGAAGAAAAGACGGGTTCTGTTATAGATAAAAATCAGCCGGATAATGATCCATACCCAATCCAAGTAACAAATTTGGATCCTGGCCAATATATATTTGAAATCGATGGGGAAGATAAGCGCGGTAATGGATCAAAATCAGAATTTGAATTTAATGTTCATAATTCCGGACCAGAAATTAGTAATGTAAGCTTAAAATATAAAAATGAAAATGAAAATGAAAATGAAAATGCTCTTAATCAAATTAATGGTGCCTATAATGTTTTTGATAATAAAGATATCGTAATAACCTTCAAAGCCAAAGACGTGAGTGGTTTACAAAAACGTATTAACGTTACCGTTACAAAAGACTCATCAGGAGACAGTGTAGATTTTGAAGCGGATTTATCTTCAGGTGATTCAGGTGATTCAGGTTATAAGGACTATACTTTTGAAATCACGAAAGATAAAATCCAAAGCAATGGTCTTTATAAAATAGATATCGATGTTTTAAATAAAGTGAAATTTAACGAGGGTGACCAAGATGCTAAAAATAAACTCACAACAAAATTAACTCTTGATTTAAATGTTCAGCGCTCTTTCATCGATCTTAAAGTTGCTAAACCTAATAACTTTACGGATTATATCTCTAATAAAGAGCTAACAGTTGAGTTTGATGTGAGTAATGATACCGGGCTTAAAATACAGAAACTAAAGTGTATAGTGCAAAATGATTGGAAAGAAGGTGACGACATAAATGAGTCCAGCCCAAGTGTTACGGTAATTTCACCAACCAGCCCTAAATGTTCAGTTAAACTGGATAATCAAAACATGGACAACCCTGTTTTGATAACCCAAACAGAAGCGAATAATGGTAAAGTCAAACAGAAAGAATTCAGTTTTAAGATGGTAGATACTGTTCCACCAGAGGTTGACCTTAATATGTTCACATTGAGTGAAGACAATGTCGGCTTTAATGAAGATAATTCAAGAATGTTAAGTTTTGAATTACCTTTCGTAGACAATCTTTCAGGGGTCAACATCTCTGATAAAGATAATGACTCACCTTATTTGGTCAAAAGTTCGTCATCAACAAACCTCATAAAACCTTATGATGATTGCGAAGAGAGAACGGTAGACGGAGAGGCGAAGACTTTTTGCCCTTACCGAGCTAAATTTGATGATATTATCAATATCACGGATTCAGAGCATACAATCAAAGTTAAGAACTTGAGTGATAATGCGAACAACAAAGCAAGTGACAAAGATATTACCCTCGAATGGACAAAGGATACAATTTCAAAATTAGAAATCACCACTCCTGCGAGTTCTCCAGCTTGGATACAAGACAAAGGTGAACTTAAAATCAGCTTTTATGTAGAAATCGAAAAAGGATCTAAGCTACACAAGCTGTCAGTGTCATTAGAAGAAAATACGTACAATTCCCTAGATAATAGTGGTATGTTCAGTCCGAGTACTTGTCAAAATAAAGAACCTGAAGACAAAATTATAAGCTGCTATGAGTTTACAGTAAGCAGTGTAAATTCAGCAGAATACACCTATGATCAGGTGAATGTTAATGTTAAGGCAGAAAATGTTTGGGGACAGCCAAAGGAAGAGTCGCGTACATTAAGATTTGATAATAAACCTCCTGTAATTGGAGATGAAGTCTTAAGTATTGAAAACGTACCTAATGACTCTTCAAAAGTTCGGCTAAAATTTGATATTAAAGACGAAGAAAGTGGCCTTCAACAAGTGAAGTACGGTGTCAGAAATATCGGAAATGACATCATAATTGATAAAACAAAAGATTTTGACTTTATAGATATTAATATAAGTGATTTGGATAACATTGACTCATTAACAGTCGACATTACAGCAACCGATAATGTTGGCTTATTTAATCCGGTAAAAACAATAGATATCCCTATGAGTCTTCCTCAACTGTTAGTCACCTTTGACGAAAACCTAACTAGCTTGCGGGGTAAAACGCTAGTTTTCACCAATCAAAATCAACCATTCACGATTACGTCTACCGAAGGAAGTTATATCAAGGCAAAGAGTTATGCGATTGATATGATCTCAACATCCGGAGATACGCTTAACTTCAGCGGGAATATCACGTCATCAACCCCGAATACTGGTAAGACTAATGGTACCATGTATTTTGCAATTGATGACCAAACTGAATACGACTATACATTGACTGTCACTGACTCTATAGGTCGAACCATTAAAGACTTTAAATTGTTTAACGATAACAGTTCAGTCTATGGTGCCAGAGAAATCAAATCAATAGTGGATTACCAGAAACCTTCTGTATTAATTAATGGTATAAAACAGGGTACGTCAGCAACAGATGATGGCAAATATCAGTTGGATGTCACTGCTCAGGCAACAGATAAAAACTTGGCATCTGTTACATCAACGGTTTTCAACGATTTGGGCTTGCAAGTAAGTAAAAAATCAATTGAAGAGCCCAATCCCGATGACTCTTATACTTTTAGCCACTCATTAGAGCCAGGCAACTATAAGATAAAAGTAACGGCAACAGATTTAGTCGGCAAAACAGGTGAGTCTCGAGAGACAGACGTAGAAGTCGTAGCATCAAAAGTCCCTACGTTAGAAATTAAGATACCGACAAATGAGAATGAACCTTTGGCTGGTGGCACCGAAATCCCGCTTACGTTTACTTTTAGTGAAGAAGTCAAAGAATTCGATATTTCAGACGTAAAGTTAGATGAGAATAATGGCGGTGAGCTAAAACCTTTGTCTTGGAGTACCACTGACTACGTAACTTGGACAGTTATATACGTAACACCAAGAGATGAAAATAAAAAAGTAACCATATCGGTTGAAGATGATAGTTACAAGAGTACCAATAATATAAATGGTAAAGGATATAGCATTCAACTGGACGTTGATGGGGAGTTGCCAAAACTTGAACAAGTAACGTTTGATCCTCTTCATCAAAAAATCGGTGAAGATGTCCAAGTTGAGCTTAAGTTTGATAAAGATTTGCAAGCGGCCACGGCTACATTAGGCGCTAACAACATTACTTTGATTGCTGATGATGAAAATAAGAAAGTTTGGACCGGAAGCGTGAAAGTCCCAGACGTACCAGATCTCGGTGTTGGCTTAGTGGTGAGTCAATATAAAGATCTAGTAGGAAATGTGGGCGAGGATAACACGTCATATACATTGCCAATTACGCCAACCTTAACCATTAACGATGTGGGTAAGGTGGACGAGAGCAAGGCAGAAAACTATCAGTTTACAGGCACCGCGAAACGTCTTGATGATCAAATCCTGAGTGTAGAAATCCAAACTCTAGACGCTTCAGCAACTATCGCAACCGATGATAATGTTAAGGTTGAGAACGGCAATTGGACGAGCCGTGGGATAAACCTTAGCGGTCAGCCAAATGGCAAGTACAAAGTAGTGGTAACGGGGACGAGCACAGTCGATGGCATTGATATGGAAGCGCTGCAACAGGGTGAGTTCCTGTTAGAGCAGGCATTGCCTTCGCTGACTAATGCATCGTTTGATAAGCCACATCACTTGGTGAATGACCCTGTGAAAGTCACTTTGACGTTCAGTAAAGCGGTTAAAGGAGACACCATTCAAGCGACGCTTGCGGGTGAAGCAGTATCAGGTTTCACGATGCAGGGAGATGCTACAACGTGGAAAGCAGAGGTTGCTTCTTTGGCAGACCCGGGTGATACAGCGCTTGGTGCAATCCTAGCCGTCAGTGGTTTTGAGGACGAATCGGGTAACTCGGTGACGGTGGACCAAAAATATACATTGCCAATCACACCTATCGTGACAATAAATAAGATCAGTGATTTAATGGGCGCTACATTACCCCCAATTAATTTAACTGGTACTTACTCACACTTTGCCGCGGACGATAAGTTGAGATTAACAGTCAGCGATAGCACTGGTGAGGTGAGTGGCTTATCAGCAGAAATTGATTTGACGGATCTAAGTGGCCAGTGGTCATATCAATTAAGCCTTGATGATCTTGAAAATGGAACAATATCGATAAAATTACAGGGAACGAACACCCTAAATATCACCGCTGAAGAGGCAAACATGCAATTTACTTTAAATCGTATAGTTGCTTCCACAACCAATGATCCAGAACAACACTCTACTGAGACTGAGACTGAGACTGAGACTGAGACTGAGA